A region of Vitis vinifera cultivar Pinot Noir 40024 chromosome 13, ASM3070453v1 DNA encodes the following proteins:
- the LOC100243052 gene encoding vesicle-associated membrane protein 727: MSQKGLIYSFVAKGTVVLAEHTSFSGNFSTIAVQCLQKLPSNSSKYTYSCDGHTFNFLIDSGFVFLVVADESAGRGAPFVFLERVKDDFKQRYGGSIRSDGPHPLADEDDDDDDLFEDRFSIAYNLDREFGPKLKEHMQYCMNHPEEISKLSKLKAQITEVKGIMMDNIEKVLDRGERIELLVDKTENLQFQADSFQRQGRQLRRKMWLQNLRLKLMVGGIVLVLIIILWLIACKGFKC; the protein is encoded by the exons ATGAGTCAGAAAGGCTTAATATATAGCTTTGTGGCAAAAGGGACGGTTGTGCTTGCGGAGCACACTTCTTTCTCTGGGAACTTCAGTACCATTGCTGTTCAATGCTTACAGAAGCTACCTTCCAACAGCAGCAAGTACACATACTCGTGTGATGGGCACACCTTCAACTTCCTCATTGACAGTGGATTCG TTTTTCTTGTTGTTGCGGATGAGTCAGCTGGGAGGGGTGCACCATTTGTGTTTCTTGAGCGTGTGAAGGATGATTTCAAACAGCGCTATGGTGGGAGTATTAGAAGTGATGGTCCACACCCACTTgctgatgaagatgatgatgatgatgacttaTTTGAAGACAGATTTAGCATTGCATACAATCTTGACAGAGAGTTTGG GCCAAAGCTTAAGGAGCACATGCAGTATTGTATGAACCATCCAGAAGAAATAAGTAAGCTATCTAAATTGAAAGCTCAGATAACAGAGGTCAAGGGGATAATGATGGACAACATTGAGAAG GTTTTGGATCGCGGAGAGAGGATTGAACTACTGGTGGACAAAACAGAAAACCTTCAGTTCCAG GCGGACAGTTTCCAGAGGCAGGGAAGGCAACTGCGGCGAAAGATGTGGCTCCAGAACCTCCGCTTGAAGCTGATGGTGGGAGGAATCGTCCTTGTCCTAATCATAATACTGTGGCTTATAGCCTGTAAGGGTTTCAAATGTTGA